The following coding sequences lie in one Mucilaginibacter sp. KACC 22773 genomic window:
- a CDS encoding acyltransferase, translated as MKFSEAVVNNKDHNIEWINNLRLISMFAVIVLHTASPLLFGYKSVPLNDWLTGDVYNALVRFAVPVFVMITGALLLHREYGLRDFLKKRIGRLILPFLFWSLVYVAYRLYNEEFTFTGHLWPDVKFVLNQLKSGAYYHLWYVYLLIGLYLFIPVLGKFVQHATEKEILYFLVIWFLAMLLATPYLSIFNSAVDIHNFTGYIGYLVLGHYLTYKRFNLRALPYIAALVFVALVAVISWGTYYLQVKDHELKTFFYEPVGPFVVMLATCAFLIAKYTKLKLNKTVKRVCDNAGKYTLGIYLSHALVLSIFDLNDINFTIFNPVLSIPLIAFVCFLLSWLLVYGMSKVPVIKHLVG; from the coding sequence ATGAAATTTAGCGAAGCGGTTGTAAACAATAAAGATCACAACATTGAATGGATAAATAATTTGCGGCTGATCAGCATGTTTGCCGTTATTGTGTTACATACCGCCTCGCCCTTGCTTTTTGGCTATAAAAGTGTGCCTTTAAATGATTGGCTCACCGGCGATGTTTACAACGCGCTTGTGCGCTTTGCTGTGCCGGTTTTTGTGATGATAACCGGGGCATTGTTGTTACATCGCGAATATGGGTTGAGAGATTTTTTGAAAAAGCGTATCGGCAGGCTTATTCTTCCTTTCTTGTTCTGGAGCCTGGTTTATGTTGCCTACCGGCTGTATAACGAGGAGTTTACGTTTACCGGTCATTTGTGGCCCGATGTAAAATTTGTTTTAAATCAACTCAAATCAGGAGCGTATTATCATTTATGGTATGTGTACCTGTTAATAGGGCTGTACCTGTTTATTCCTGTCTTAGGCAAGTTTGTACAGCATGCTACCGAAAAGGAAATATTGTATTTTCTGGTGATTTGGTTTTTAGCGATGTTGTTGGCCACGCCATATTTAAGCATTTTTAATAGCGCTGTAGATATTCATAATTTTACAGGCTATATTGGCTACCTTGTATTAGGGCATTACCTTACTTACAAGCGATTCAACTTGCGGGCATTGCCGTATATTGCCGCCCTTGTGTTCGTCGCCCTGGTGGCTGTAATAAGCTGGGGTACCTACTACTTGCAGGTAAAAGATCATGAGCTTAAAACCTTTTTTTATGAGCCGGTTGGGCCTTTTGTTGTTATGTTGGCCACGTGTGCTTTTTTGATAGCCAAATACACCAAATTGAAACTTAATAAAACCGTGAAACGCGTTTGCGATAATGCGGGTAAATATACCCTTGGTATTTACCTGAGCCATGCCCTGGTATTAAGTATCTTTGATTTAAACGATATTAATTTTACCATTTTTAACCCTGTGTTGAGCATTCCGTTAATAGCTTTTGTTTGCTTTTTACTGTCGTGGCTGTTGGTATATGGCATGAGTAAGGTGCCTGTAATTAAACATTTGGTTGGATAG
- a CDS encoding IS110 family transposase, giving the protein MEKMRTHAAGIDIGSRHVFVGLESGPVRSFETFTGDLVALSKYLLENRVTTVAMEATGVYWYVLHDILSDAGLDVWLVDGRQTKQLPGRKTDVKDCQWIQQLHSYGLLNRCYVSEGLLKELRSYQRLREDHLRSASMHIQHMQKALIEMNIRLPEVLSQIHGASGKALITAILSGERDRYKLLALCHKKIKDKKSEEVLKALEGHYTPHGLFALEQAYKAYLFYQGQILECDRKIDSTLQQINKDKQLPPGTNTGNRKPIRHNKPQVKDLGGHLLKIFGGRDATRLPGFTDYNWLQLYTEIGADLSQWSTEKRFANWLGVSPGQNRSGKKNKSKSKGKPTAGQIFKEMACGLLNSKYIGWGAFARRLRGRKGPAIAIKATARKLAIQYWRLMVKGSDFVEKGIEAYDNMLKEQKQRNLQKLAIEFNVDLVPI; this is encoded by the coding sequence ATGGAAAAAATGCGTACACATGCAGCCGGTATAGATATTGGCTCCCGTCATGTTTTCGTTGGCCTGGAAAGCGGCCCTGTCCGTAGCTTTGAAACCTTTACCGGCGATCTGGTAGCACTTAGTAAATATTTACTGGAGAACCGGGTAACTACAGTGGCGATGGAAGCTACAGGTGTTTACTGGTATGTACTTCATGATATCCTGTCAGATGCAGGGTTAGATGTGTGGCTGGTCGACGGCCGCCAAACCAAACAGTTGCCTGGAAGAAAGACAGATGTGAAAGACTGCCAGTGGATCCAGCAGTTACATAGTTATGGTTTACTGAACCGTTGCTACGTTTCTGAGGGGCTGCTCAAGGAGCTACGTAGTTACCAGCGATTACGTGAAGACCACCTCCGGAGTGCCTCGATGCATATTCAGCATATGCAAAAGGCCCTGATCGAAATGAATATCCGTTTACCGGAAGTATTAAGTCAGATACATGGGGCCAGTGGAAAAGCCCTTATAACAGCAATCCTTTCCGGTGAAAGAGACCGTTATAAGCTGCTTGCTCTCTGCCACAAAAAAATCAAAGATAAAAAGAGCGAAGAAGTATTAAAGGCTTTGGAGGGCCATTACACGCCACATGGGCTTTTTGCCCTGGAGCAGGCTTATAAGGCATATCTTTTTTATCAAGGCCAGATCTTGGAGTGTGACCGGAAAATAGATAGCACCTTGCAACAGATTAATAAAGACAAACAACTACCGCCCGGTACAAATACCGGAAATAGAAAACCGATCAGGCACAATAAGCCCCAGGTTAAAGACCTTGGCGGGCATTTGCTGAAAATATTTGGTGGCCGGGATGCCACCAGGCTTCCCGGCTTTACAGATTATAACTGGTTACAGTTATATACAGAAATTGGAGCCGATTTAAGCCAGTGGTCGACGGAAAAACGGTTTGCCAATTGGCTTGGGGTATCTCCCGGTCAGAACCGTTCGGGCAAGAAAAACAAAAGTAAAAGCAAAGGAAAACCTACCGCCGGCCAGATATTCAAGGAAATGGCGTGCGGCTTGCTAAACAGCAAATACATTGGATGGGGAGCATTCGCCAGACGGTTAAGAGGAAGAAAAGGTCCGGCGATAGCCATCAAAGCAACTGCCAGAAAATTGGCTATTCAATATTGGCGTTTAATGGTTAAAGGGAGCGATTTTGTAGAAAAAGGCATAGAGGCATATGATAACATGCTTAAAGAGCAGAAGCAAAGGAATTTACAAAAGCTCGCTATCGAATTTAATGTGGACTTAGTACCTATATAA
- the cls gene encoding cardiolipin synthase, producing MNWYLPAIGIYLILVIFVCFRILYDIRSATKTFAYLLITILVPVVGMAIYFAVGANYRKNKLYSKKIVSDSKLRAEIREKIVQESEKTWNTGDDDLKGRKKLAHMLLNDNSPLTSNNDVKLYINGEEKFPDVITALKNAKHHIHMEYYIYEDGDIGNQIKDILIKKAAEGVRVRFIYDDFGSRSIRHTLVPELIAGGVEAYPFYKILFIALSNRTNYRNHRKIIVIDGCTGFVGGINVSDRYINNNGKKQVYWRDTHVRINGPGVYYLQYLFICDWNFSAGKKLKLEKDFFCSTESAKGEAIVQIAASGPDSDIPTIMFSLIQAIGMAEEELLITSPYFIPGESVLDAINVSARSGVKIKLLVPGKSDSALVNAASRSYYREMLDAGVEVYLYKKGFVHAKTLVADGQLAIVGTANMDQRSFELNFEVNSIIYDDKIAGQLRDVFYTDIKDAVKINPKTWAKRTLFKQLPEKLIRLLSPLL from the coding sequence ATGAACTGGTATTTACCCGCAATTGGCATTTATCTTATTCTGGTTATTTTCGTTTGCTTTCGTATTTTGTATGACATCCGGTCGGCAACTAAAACTTTCGCGTATTTGCTTATTACCATTCTTGTGCCGGTAGTTGGTATGGCTATTTATTTTGCTGTGGGCGCCAATTACCGGAAAAATAAATTGTACTCCAAAAAAATTGTGAGCGATAGTAAATTACGTGCCGAGATTCGCGAAAAGATTGTACAGGAATCGGAGAAGACATGGAATACTGGTGACGACGATTTAAAAGGCCGTAAAAAGCTTGCCCATATGCTGCTAAATGATAATAGCCCCTTAACCAGCAATAACGATGTAAAACTGTATATCAACGGCGAAGAAAAATTCCCCGATGTAATAACCGCCTTAAAAAATGCCAAACACCATATCCACATGGAATATTATATTTATGAGGATGGCGACATTGGTAACCAGATAAAAGATATCCTAATTAAAAAAGCAGCCGAAGGGGTAAGGGTCCGTTTTATTTATGACGATTTCGGAAGCCGCTCTATACGCCACACCCTGGTGCCCGAATTAATAGCCGGCGGTGTGGAGGCTTACCCTTTTTATAAGATCCTGTTTATCGCACTCTCCAACCGGACAAATTACCGCAATCATCGGAAGATTATAGTGATTGACGGCTGCACTGGCTTTGTAGGTGGCATTAACGTAAGCGACAGGTACATCAATAACAACGGCAAAAAGCAAGTATATTGGCGCGATACGCACGTCCGTATCAATGGCCCCGGGGTATATTACCTGCAATACCTTTTTATATGCGACTGGAATTTTAGCGCGGGTAAAAAGCTGAAGCTGGAGAAGGATTTTTTCTGTTCAACAGAAAGCGCTAAAGGCGAAGCCATTGTACAAATTGCTGCCAGCGGGCCCGACTCGGATATTCCTACCATCATGTTCTCCTTAATCCAGGCCATTGGCATGGCCGAAGAAGAGTTGCTGATAACGTCGCCATATTTTATCCCCGGCGAAAGTGTTTTGGATGCAATTAATGTGTCTGCCCGTAGTGGGGTTAAAATTAAGCTGCTCGTACCTGGCAAGTCAGATTCAGCGTTGGTTAACGCCGCGTCGAGGTCATATTACCGCGAAATGCTCGACGCAGGCGTTGAGGTATATTTATACAAAAAAGGATTTGTACACGCCAAAACCCTGGTAGCCGATGGGCAACTGGCCATTGTTGGCACTGCCAATATGGATCAACGAAGTTTTGAACTGAATTTTGAGGTTAACAGCATAATATATGATGATAAAATAGCAGGCCAGTTAAGAGACGTTTTTTACACAGATATTAAAGATGCCGTTAAAATCAACCCTAAAACCTGGGCCAAACGTACCCTGTTTAAACAACTGCCCGAAAAGCTCATCAGGCTTTTATCGCCGTTGTTGTAG
- a CDS encoding M56 family metallopeptidase: MTYLNELLPQGFTTALSYTLLHSLWQGVILAVITSLILVFTRGQTAAKRYTLMVGALVLFALTAIGTFIWEINQTTAGTISPATNYISHNQTPQTAVLGVAGFTPGSAIDKGINYVNTHAQLIALIWFLVVFARGLQLLAGLQSLHHLRRRSVFTVDEYWQQCVALLSQKLGIKQMIGIAESGIAKVPMVIGHLKPLILIPVGLLTALSPAEVEAILVHELAHIRRRDYLINLLQSFIEIIFFFNPAVLWLSALIRTERENCCDDIAVLETSSKVNYIRALVSCQEFQLSAPAYAMAFSGKRDQLINRVKRMASGNNHSLNIRERSVLAVLLLSAGLLTMAFSNVKRIDKMLLNTGKTVSHAVVSVKKELFHADDTSSHHADLKPGDVNKEAKITHAASLKATAPISADTPAKAKPLDTLKSKLGRLHGGLGTLSKLDEQKELAKADSVNQSRTQNTKPTAPAQNAYSYGSKPYNKQDYKSVYKADYKPYHAPTEPSIGEVVTAELKKDGLIDADAPKVSFKLSQSEMIINGVKQPDDVFQKYKKKYVPVTGKNQWTLYNNYDTDTKATTTDKP; the protein is encoded by the coding sequence ATGACTTACCTGAATGAATTACTGCCCCAGGGCTTCACCACAGCTTTAAGCTACACACTGCTGCACTCGTTGTGGCAGGGCGTTATACTTGCTGTAATCACCAGCCTTATATTGGTGTTTACCCGCGGGCAAACAGCAGCAAAACGCTACACGTTAATGGTAGGCGCGCTGGTGTTGTTTGCTTTAACGGCCATAGGTACATTCATTTGGGAAATTAACCAAACAACGGCAGGTACAATATCACCAGCCACCAACTACATCTCGCATAATCAAACGCCGCAGACGGCTGTTTTAGGTGTAGCCGGGTTTACGCCAGGTTCAGCAATTGATAAAGGGATAAACTATGTGAATACCCATGCCCAACTGATAGCATTAATATGGTTTTTGGTGGTTTTTGCGCGCGGTCTTCAGTTATTGGCAGGGCTACAGAGCCTGCATCACTTGCGGCGTAGGTCTGTTTTTACTGTTGATGAATATTGGCAACAATGCGTTGCCTTGTTGTCGCAAAAACTGGGGATAAAGCAGATGATAGGTATTGCCGAATCCGGCATAGCTAAAGTGCCTATGGTGATAGGCCACTTGAAACCATTGATCCTCATTCCCGTTGGTTTGTTAACTGCCTTGTCGCCTGCCGAAGTAGAAGCTATCCTGGTACATGAGCTGGCCCATATCCGCCGGCGGGATTATTTGATAAACCTGTTACAAAGCTTCATCGAGATCATTTTCTTTTTTAACCCGGCCGTGCTATGGCTGTCGGCCCTGATCCGTACCGAGCGGGAAAACTGCTGCGATGACATAGCTGTACTGGAAACAAGCAGCAAGGTAAACTACATCAGGGCCCTGGTAAGCTGCCAGGAGTTCCAGCTGTCGGCACCGGCCTACGCCATGGCTTTCTCCGGCAAGCGCGATCAGTTGATTAACCGGGTTAAACGTATGGCGTCGGGTAATAACCACAGCCTTAATATTCGCGAACGCTCTGTTTTGGCCGTGTTATTATTAAGCGCCGGTTTGCTCACCATGGCTTTCAGCAATGTCAAAAGGATTGATAAAATGCTGCTTAATACAGGTAAAACAGTATCGCATGCGGTTGTTTCTGTTAAAAAAGAGTTGTTTCATGCTGATGATACATCATCTCATCATGCTGATTTAAAACCAGGTGACGTAAACAAAGAAGCAAAAATAACTCATGCAGCATCTTTAAAGGCAACTGCCCCGATTTCGGCAGATACGCCTGCTAAAGCAAAACCATTGGATACCCTAAAAAGTAAATTAGGCAGATTGCATGGTGGTCTTGGAACGCTAAGCAAACTTGATGAACAAAAGGAATTGGCAAAAGCCGATTCCGTTAACCAAAGCAGAACGCAAAATACAAAACCAACCGCGCCTGCACAAAACGCTTATAGTTATGGCAGCAAGCCCTATAATAAACAAGACTATAAGTCAGTGTACAAAGCCGACTATAAACCTTACCATGCGCCAACCGAACCAAGTATAGGCGAGGTGGTGACTGCCGAATTGAAAAAGGACGGGCTTATTGATGCTGATGCTCCTAAGGTTTCCTTTAAACTTAGCCAAAGTGAAATGATCATCAACGGTGTAAAACAGCCAGATGATGTTTTTCAGAAATACAAGAAAAAGTATGTGCCCGTTACCGGCAAAAACCAATGGACCTTGTATAATAATTACGATACCGATACCAAAGCAACCACCACCGATAAGCCCTAA
- a CDS encoding BlaI/MecI/CopY family transcriptional regulator has product MSETQQNKQLEPTKSELEILQVLWEKGPSTVRAVNDELLKQKEVNYTTTLKLMQIMADKGILNRDESQMKHIYSVAEEEQKTKSHLLDKFVDSMYKGSASKLVMQLLGNKKTSDQELQEIKEILRKLEE; this is encoded by the coding sequence ATGAGTGAAACACAACAAAACAAGCAACTGGAACCTACAAAATCTGAACTGGAAATATTGCAGGTTTTATGGGAAAAAGGCCCATCGACAGTTCGTGCGGTTAATGATGAGTTGCTGAAGCAAAAAGAGGTAAATTATACAACCACGCTAAAGCTGATGCAGATTATGGCCGATAAAGGTATCCTTAACCGGGACGAAAGCCAGATGAAGCACATTTACAGCGTGGCCGAAGAGGAGCAAAAAACCAAGTCGCATTTGCTGGATAAGTTTGTTGATTCGATGTACAAAGGATCGGCAAGTAAACTGGTGATGCAGTTGCTGGGCAACAAAAAAACAAGCGACCAGGAATTACAGGAGATCAAAGAAATTTTAAGAAAACTGGAGGAATAA
- a CDS encoding metal-dependent hydrolase has translation MDSVTHITLGACIGELVLGKKLGKQALLWGAVAQSLPDIDSAGALFLPPEQALLAHRGITHSLVFAVVVGLALAFLAQRIHHKVYLPFIMLALFFCLQLMLHDLLDTCNAYGTGLLEPFSHQRFSVNLLYVADPLFTIGLLVAFVVLVLKNINYQGRTKWAFAAMMLSGLYLCLAGFSKLYISGRVQATLEKDQVQPGYLITPAPFTSMLWYIVAPINNGYNTAYSSVFDGNDNALNYQFHAKDEGLLSNIQNKELINSLISFSNGYYTITKAGNNTNINVLRFGQIQGWAVADAPFAFSYPLVAGKNQAMLLQKGRLSGWDGHSLKIYIKRILGKPVIENKPNHKI, from the coding sequence ATGGATTCAGTTACCCATATTACTTTAGGAGCCTGCATTGGCGAACTTGTATTGGGTAAAAAATTGGGCAAACAGGCACTGTTATGGGGGGCTGTAGCTCAAAGCCTGCCCGATATTGATAGTGCCGGGGCTTTGTTTCTTCCGCCTGAACAGGCGCTTTTGGCTCATCGTGGTATAACCCATTCCTTAGTCTTCGCGGTAGTTGTTGGCCTGGCCTTAGCTTTTTTGGCCCAGCGGATACATCATAAGGTTTACCTCCCGTTTATTATGCTTGCGCTGTTTTTTTGTCTGCAATTAATGCTGCACGATTTGTTGGATACCTGTAATGCCTACGGTACCGGCCTGCTGGAACCGTTTAGCCATCAGCGGTTTTCGGTTAACCTGCTTTATGTGGCCGACCCTTTATTTACCATAGGTTTGCTTGTAGCCTTCGTAGTTTTGGTATTAAAAAACATCAATTATCAAGGCCGTACGAAATGGGCTTTTGCTGCGATGATGCTCTCCGGTTTATATTTATGCTTAGCCGGTTTTAGTAAATTGTACATAAGCGGCAGGGTACAGGCAACATTGGAAAAAGATCAGGTTCAACCAGGCTATTTAATTACACCAGCACCCTTTACCAGCATGCTTTGGTATATTGTAGCGCCCATAAACAATGGCTATAACACGGCCTACAGTTCGGTATTTGATGGTAACGATAACGCATTGAATTACCAGTTCCATGCTAAAGATGAAGGGTTATTAAGCAACATTCAAAATAAAGAATTAATAAATAGCCTCATCTCATTTTCAAACGGGTACTATACTATAACAAAGGCCGGAAACAACACCAATATCAATGTGTTGCGGTTTGGGCAGATACAAGGCTGGGCAGTGGCCGATGCACCTTTCGCGTTTAGTTACCCGCTGGTTGCCGGTAAAAACCAGGCCATGTTGCTGCAGAAAGGCCGCCTGAGTGGCTGGGACGGTCATTCGCTTAAAATTTATATAAAGCGGATACTGGGCAAACCAGTTATTGAGAATAAACCTAATCACAAAATTTAA
- a CDS encoding outer membrane beta-barrel family protein produces MKLKIAAILAAWLSIASTLVSAQNLITITGKIKSTDAKSLDGATVYLYKFTDSALVKTGVADAMGIYILKNVKAGQYKMAVSMIGYQNYKSAPFTFEKDMVLPDIILQLAGKELKEVAVVAPKQLVEHKIDRTVVNVDAMIGNGGNTAMDVLDKSPGVIVDQNGGISLNGSGSVKIYIDDKPTYLSGTDLQNYLRSLPASTIDQVELMTNPPAKYDAAGNGGVINIRIKRNKAKGFNGGLNMNYTQGKYGKTINSFNFNFRDNKINVFGNLAYSTSNSFNDLVINRYFLNDDGNPASNFLQHSFIRRQTKNLNLRLGADYYVSDKTTIGINIFGLLNPGDINTRNTSKLLDAANVLDSTIVADNKEHINFKNGNVNLNYRHQYNKKGHELTVDLDYLNYDNSTKQSFLNTGYLPDGTVISNDLLTGNLPENIHIYSAKTDYTHPLNNGVKLEAGLKISNTQTDNIADYFYTVNNVTNPDYGKTNHFIYKEQINAAYINTSKDWKRFSAQAGLRFENTASNGHQLGNVQKSDSTFKRNYNGLFPTVYLQYKLDTAGSQSISLNYGRRIDRPYYEDLNPFLSPLDKFTYYTGNPFLKPSYTNNIELAYNWKNVTVTLNYSNTQDDVNETIEIVNGIYYSRPGNLGSITVKGIAADAGFDLAKWLNFHIYSRVSNIHSVSEFYTGTLNTQGTYFFVRPVFKFKLPHDWTTQLDGGYQSKITNAQFVTVSRGRVNASVSKKFSPSFTVSLVANDIFYTFNGGGVINNLANTRANWTNLSDSRNLALSLSYRFGKTIAGLRKHDANGAESEQNRVKN; encoded by the coding sequence ATGAAATTAAAAATTGCAGCTATTTTAGCCGCCTGGCTTTCTATTGCCTCAACTTTGGTAAGTGCCCAAAATTTGATAACGATAACAGGTAAAATTAAAAGCACCGACGCCAAATCGCTGGATGGTGCTACAGTTTACCTATATAAGTTTACGGATTCAGCACTGGTAAAAACAGGTGTGGCAGACGCTATGGGGATTTATATCTTGAAAAATGTAAAAGCCGGACAGTATAAGATGGCCGTTAGCATGATAGGGTATCAAAACTATAAAAGCGCACCTTTTACGTTTGAAAAAGATATGGTGCTGCCGGATATTATTTTGCAGCTTGCCGGTAAAGAATTGAAAGAGGTAGCCGTTGTAGCCCCAAAGCAATTGGTTGAGCACAAAATTGACAGGACGGTAGTAAACGTAGATGCCATGATTGGTAATGGCGGCAACACGGCTATGGATGTGCTTGATAAATCGCCGGGCGTAATCGTCGATCAGAATGGGGGGATCAGCCTTAACGGCAGCGGCAGCGTTAAAATTTATATCGACGATAAGCCTACCTACTTATCGGGGACAGATCTGCAAAACTACCTGCGCTCATTACCTGCATCAACTATCGACCAGGTTGAACTAATGACCAACCCGCCGGCTAAATACGATGCCGCCGGGAATGGCGGAGTAATCAACATCCGCATAAAAAGGAATAAAGCGAAAGGCTTTAACGGTGGCCTTAACATGAATTATACCCAAGGTAAATATGGCAAAACCATCAACAGTTTTAATTTTAATTTCAGGGACAACAAAATTAATGTATTCGGCAACCTGGCTTATAGCACCTCTAATTCGTTTAACGACCTGGTTATTAACAGGTACTTTTTAAACGATGATGGCAACCCTGCTTCCAATTTTTTGCAACACTCATTTATCCGCAGGCAAACAAAAAACCTGAACCTGAGGCTTGGGGCCGATTATTACGTATCTGATAAAACTACAATCGGCATAAATATATTTGGCTTATTAAATCCCGGCGATATCAATACCCGTAATACCAGTAAATTACTTGATGCCGCCAACGTGTTGGATTCGACTATTGTAGCCGATAATAAGGAGCATATTAACTTTAAGAACGGCAATGTAAACCTTAATTACCGCCATCAGTATAACAAAAAAGGGCATGAGCTTACGGTCGACCTTGATTATTTGAACTACGATAACAGCACAAAGCAATCGTTTTTAAATACCGGCTATTTACCGGATGGAACAGTGATAAGCAACGACCTGCTCACAGGTAACCTACCCGAAAATATCCACATCTACTCGGCCAAAACAGATTATACACATCCTTTAAATAATGGCGTTAAACTGGAGGCCGGGCTTAAAATCAGTAATACCCAAACTGATAATATTGCCGACTACTTTTATACCGTTAACAATGTAACCAACCCCGATTATGGTAAAACCAATCACTTTATTTACAAGGAACAAATAAACGCCGCCTATATTAATACAAGTAAAGATTGGAAGCGATTTTCGGCGCAGGCCGGGTTAAGGTTTGAAAATACCGCATCAAACGGGCACCAGTTGGGCAATGTGCAAAAATCCGATTCAACGTTTAAGCGAAATTATAATGGACTGTTTCCAACTGTTTACCTGCAATATAAACTGGATACAGCAGGCAGCCAAAGCATCAGCCTGAATTATGGACGACGGATTGACAGACCATATTACGAGGATTTAAACCCATTTTTGTCGCCCCTGGATAAGTTTACTTATTATACCGGTAATCCGTTTCTTAAGCCGTCATATACCAACAACATTGAGTTGGCCTATAACTGGAAAAACGTTACAGTAACCCTAAACTATAGCAATACGCAGGACGATGTGAACGAAACTATCGAGATTGTAAATGGTATTTATTATAGTCGGCCAGGCAACTTAGGCAGTATAACGGTAAAGGGTATCGCAGCCGACGCAGGTTTCGACCTTGCCAAATGGCTTAATTTTCACATATATTCAAGGGTTTCCAATATTCACTCCGTAAGCGAGTTTTATACCGGTACGTTAAACACACAGGGAACATACTTTTTTGTAAGGCCGGTATTCAAGTTTAAACTACCGCATGATTGGACAACCCAATTGGATGGTGGTTATCAAAGCAAAATAACCAACGCCCAGTTTGTAACTGTGAGCAGGGGGCGTGTTAATGCGTCGGTATCTAAAAAGTTTTCGCCGTCCTTTACCGTCAGCCTGGTGGCCAATGATATTTTTTATACATTCAATGGCGGCGGCGTTATCAATAACCTGGCAAATACCCGCGCCAACTGGACAAACCTTTCCGACAGTCGCAACTTGGCACTATCGTTAAGTTATCGTTTTGGTAAAACCATTGCCGGTTTGCGTAAGCATGATGCAAACGGTGCCGAAAGTGAGCAAAACAGGGTGAAAAACTGA